One Camelina sativa cultivar DH55 chromosome 3, Cs, whole genome shotgun sequence genomic window carries:
- the LOC104779327 gene encoding uncharacterized protein LOC104779327, translating into MTTFKIDFILEGLTDDFKTVVYQIEGRDTSPSFVEVYEKFLNYESKLAAKATAAPVLPATAHNVSYRGSNSNNRHHGRSNNRNTQSSSYRPNYTPRLYNGKCQICGVHGHSARRCSQLQLHASSYTPGVSPVVSPTPWQPRAHMAAANMYNAGNWIVDSSATHHLTSDLNNLALHQPYTSGEEVTIADGSGLPITRIGSAILPTPTGSLTLKDVLYVPDVQKNLISVYRMCNTNGVSVHFFPAYFQVNDFHTGVPFLQGRTKNELYEWPVTILFARSFFASLTPKTVSVDNFKYYLVIVDHFTRYTCFYPLKLKSHVRDTFTTFTALVENKFWRKIDTLYSDNGGEFIALHPFLTAHGITHLTTPPHTPEHNGISERKHRHVVETGLTLLSKSSMPMTYWTYAFSPAVYLINRMPTSVLGNESPYVKLFGSAPNYQKLRIFGCMCFPWLRPYTPHKLAAHSAPCVFLGYSLTQSAYLCLDRATRRIYTSRHVQFDETLFPFATPPNTQPRPSSPDQTPDTRPTYIHVVTSPLSTALSSSPPVQPPSCLDSHHTLS; encoded by the exons ATGACTACTTTCAAG ATTGATTTCATCCTTGAGGGTCTCACCGATGATTTCAAGACCGTGGTATATCAGATCGAAGGTCGTGACACATCACCATCCTTTGTGGAGGTCTACGAGAAGTTCCTTAACTATGAGTCGAAACTTGCAGCGAAAGCTACAGCGGCTCCGGTGCTTCCTGCAACTGCTCACAATGTCTCATATCGAGGATCCAACTCCAACAATCGTCATCATGGTCGCTCCAACAATCGCAACACTCAATCCTCGTCGTACCGCCCTAACTACACTCCGCGACTGTACAATGGCAAGTGTCAGATCTGTGGCGTTCATGGCCATAGTGCGCGTCGCTGCTCCCAGCTTCAGCTTCACGCCAGCTCCTACACTCCCGGCGTCTCTCCGGTTGTGTCTCCGACTCCGTGGCAACCTCGTGCGCACATGGCGGCTGCCAACATGTACAATGCCGGGAATTGGATCGTTGACAGTAGTGCGACACACCACCTCACCTCCGACTTGAACAACCTCGCACTTCATCAGCCATACACTAGCGGTGAGGAGGTTACTATCGCTGATGGGTCCGGCTTACCCATCACTCGCATTGGTTCTGCCATTCTTCCTACCCCAACTGGTTCTCTTACTTTGAAAGATGTTTTATATGTACCTGATGTTCAGAAAAACTTAATTTCTGTGTATCGAATGTGCAACACTAACGGTGTCTCGGTTCACTTCTTTCCTGCTTATTTTCAGGTGAATGATTTTCACACGGGGGTCCCTTTTCTCCAAGGGAGGACTAAGAATGAGTTGTATGAGTGGCCGGTCACAATACTCTTTGCTAGGTCCTTTTTTGCTTCCCTAACTCCCAAAACAG TCTCCGTtgataatttcaaatattactTAGTGATTGTGGACCATTTCACAAGATACACATGTTTCTACCCTCTCAAACTCAAGTCTCATGTACGTGATACGTTCACTACCTTCACTGCGCTCGTCGAGAACAAATTCTGGCGGAAAATTGACACTCTCTACTCAGATAACGGTGGTGAGTTCATTGCTTTGCATCCTTTTCTTACAGCTCATGGCATCACTCATCTAACAACTCCACCGCACACGCCGGAGCACAACGGTATATCCGAACGCAAGCACCGTCACGTGGTTGAGACAGGCCTCACCTTGCTCAGCAAATCCTCGATGCCGATGACGTATTGGACTTATGCCTTCTCGCCCGCTGTGTACCTTATCAATCGCATGCCAACATCGGTGCTTGGCAATGAATCTCCGTATGTGAAATTATTTGGGAGTGCACCAAACTATCAGAAGTTACGTATATTTGGGTGTATGTGCTTTCCGTGGCTCCGTCCTTACACTCCGCATAAACTCGCTGCCCACTCTGCTCCATGTGTTTTCCTTGGCTATTCCCTCACGCAAAGTGCCTATCTCTGCTTGGATAGAGCTACCAGACGCATTTATACCTCCCGCCATGTCCAATTCGATGAAACCCTGTTCCCATTTGCCACCCCTCCAAACACTCAACCTCGACCCTCCTCTCCTGACCAAACACCTGACACTCGACCCACCTACATACATGTTGTGACTTCGCCACTCTCCACAGCTCTGTCTTCGTCCCCTCCTGTGCAACCGCCCTCGTGTTTGGATTCTCACCACACACTGTCATAA
- the LOC109130916 gene encoding uncharacterized protein LOC109130916, with translation MKSMLRNPPGFVDQDRPHYVCRLHKALYGLKQEPRAWYQELRRYLLTLGFVNFVADTSLFTYRQHGAIIYVLVYVDDMLITGTNTAYVTIFIHTLAARFSLKDLGEMSYCLGLEATRTSKGLHLMQKRYIIDLLAKTNMLNSQPVSNPMSPTPALTLNSGTPHHNPTEYRTVLGSLQYLSFTRPDIAYAVNRLSQFMHAPTDLHWQAAKRILRYLAETSSHGIFIRADTPLTLHAYSDVDWSRNLDNCVSTNAYILYLGGNPISWSSKKQRSVSLSSTEAEYRVVANTASEVSWVCSLLTKLGISLPAPPVIYCDNVSATYLSANPVFHSRMKHVAIDFHFVREYVQSDALRVTHVSTHDQLADALTKLLPRPQFVNCLSKIGVTETPPS, from the coding sequence ATGAAGTCTATGTTACGCAACCCCCCAGGATTTGTAGATCAAGACCGACCTCATTATGTGTGTCGACTACACAAGGCGCTTTATGGTCTCAAACAAGAACCTCGCGCTTGGTATCAAGAGCTTCGTCGGTATCTGCTTACGCTTGGCTTTGTCAACTTTGTTGCCGATACGTCTCTCTTTACATACCGACAACATGGTGCTATCATTTATGTTCTCGTTTATGTCGATGATATGCTCATTACTGGGACCAACACCGCCTATGTCACAATCTTTATTCATACTTTGGCAGCTCGCTTCTCTCTCAAAGACCTTGGCGAAATGAGCTACTGCCTAGGCCTTGAAGCTACAAGAACTTCGAAGGGTCTTCATCTCATGCAAAAGAGGTACATTATTGATTTACTGGCTAAAACTAATATGTTGAACTCACAACCTGTCTCCAATCCAATGTCCCCGACACCGGCTCTCACACTCAACTCGGGAACACCACATCACAACCCCACCGAATACCGGACTGTTCTTGGTAGCCTCCAGTACCTCTCCTTCACGCGTCCCGACATAGCTTATGCTGTCAATCGACTATCTCAGTTTATGCATGCTCCCACTGATCTCCATTGGCAAGCTGCTAAACGCATCCTTCGATACTTAGCGGAAACATCTTCTCATGGCATCTTTATTCGTGCTGACACTCCTCTCACACTTCATGCATACTCGGATGTCGATTGGTCTCGGAACCTTGACAACTGTGTCTCCACCAATGCATATATCTTATATCTTGGAGGCAACCCAATCTCATGGTCATCGAAGAAACAACGGAGTGTCTCGCTATCGTCAACGGAAGCAGAGTATCGAGTCGTCGCCAACACTGCGTCTGAGGTAAGTTGGGTCTGCTCTCTTCTTACCAAACTTGGCATCTCTCTCCCTGCACCACCGGTGATATACTGTGACAACGTCAGTGCTACATATCTCTCGGCCAACCCTGTCTTTCACTCTCGCATGAAACACGTTGCCATTGACTTTCATTTTGTCCGCGAGTATGTTCAGTCCGATGCTCTCCGTGTAACTCATGTCTCCACACACGATCAACTTGCTGATGCATTGACCAAGCTTCTCCCTCGTCCTCAATTTGTAAATTGCTTATCCAAGATTGGAGTAACTGAAActcctccatcttga
- the LOC104778188 gene encoding acyl-protein thioesterase 2-like isoform X2, producing MIELYMKFVFFYNSGLCLDVSGSRNARGYEFGRTYVVRPKGKHQATLVWLHGLGDNGSSSSQLMESLRLPNVKWICPTAPSRPVSSLGGFTCTAWFDVGEISEDGHDDLEGLDASASHIANLLSAEPADVQVGIGGVSMGAAISLYSATCYALGRYGTGHAYPINLRAVVGLSGWLPGWKGKIECSYEAARRAASLPIILTHGTSDDVVPYRFGEKSAQSLGMAGFRQAMFKPYEGLGHYTVPKEMDEVVHWLTTRLGLEGSR from the exons ATGATTGAACTGTATATGAAGTTTGTCTTCTTTTACAATTCTGGATTATGCCTTGATGTTTCAG GTAGTAGAAATGCAAGGGGGTACGAATTTGGAAGGACTTATGTTGTGAGGCCGAAAGGAAAGCATCAAGCCACTCTGGTCTGGCTTCACGGTCTTGGTGACAATGGGTCTAG CTCATCTCAGCTAATGGAAAGCTTGCGTCTTCCAAAT GTAAAATGGATTTGTCCAACCGCTCCTTCGCGTCCTGTTTCAAGTCTTGGTGGATTTACCTGCACTGCTT GGTTTGACGTTGGGGAAATTTCTGAAGACGGTCATGATGATTTGGAAGGTTTAGATGCCTCAGCTTCACATATTGCTAATCTTTTGTCCGCTGAACCAGCAGATG TTCAAGTGGGCATAGGCGGGGTTAGCATGGGAGCAGCGATATCTCTCTACTCCGCGACTTGTTATGCTCTTGGACGTTATGGAACTGGCCATGCTTATCCTATTAACCTACGAGCTGTTGTAGGGCTCAGCGGCTGGCTTCCTGGTTGGAA AGGGAAAATTGAATGTTCATATGAGGCTGCAAGGCGTGCCGCATCGTTACCAATCATACTTACGCATGGGACTT CCGATGATGTGGTTCCTTATAGGTTTGGAGAGAAATCTGCGCAGTCTCTTGGCATGGCTGGATTTCGACAAGCCATGTTTAAACCATACGAAGG ACTTGGTCACTATACTGTTCCCAAAGAAATGGATGAGGTTGTTCACTGGCTTACAACGAGGCTCGGGCTTGAGGGCTCACGCTAA
- the LOC104778188 gene encoding acyl-protein thioesterase 2-like isoform X1, with translation MIELYMKFVFFYNSGLCLDVSGSRNARGYEFGRTYVVRPKGKHQATLVWLHGLGDNGSSSSQLMESLRLPNVKWICPTAPSRPVSSLGGFTCTAWFDVGEISEDGHDDLEGLDASASHIANLLSAEPADVQVGIGGVSMGAAISLYSATCYALGRYGTGHAYPINLRAVVGLSGWLPGWKILRGKIECSYEAARRAASLPIILTHGTSDDVVPYRFGEKSAQSLGMAGFRQAMFKPYEGLGHYTVPKEMDEVVHWLTTRLGLEGSR, from the exons ATGATTGAACTGTATATGAAGTTTGTCTTCTTTTACAATTCTGGATTATGCCTTGATGTTTCAG GTAGTAGAAATGCAAGGGGGTACGAATTTGGAAGGACTTATGTTGTGAGGCCGAAAGGAAAGCATCAAGCCACTCTGGTCTGGCTTCACGGTCTTGGTGACAATGGGTCTAG CTCATCTCAGCTAATGGAAAGCTTGCGTCTTCCAAAT GTAAAATGGATTTGTCCAACCGCTCCTTCGCGTCCTGTTTCAAGTCTTGGTGGATTTACCTGCACTGCTT GGTTTGACGTTGGGGAAATTTCTGAAGACGGTCATGATGATTTGGAAGGTTTAGATGCCTCAGCTTCACATATTGCTAATCTTTTGTCCGCTGAACCAGCAGATG TTCAAGTGGGCATAGGCGGGGTTAGCATGGGAGCAGCGATATCTCTCTACTCCGCGACTTGTTATGCTCTTGGACGTTATGGAACTGGCCATGCTTATCCTATTAACCTACGAGCTGTTGTAGGGCTCAGCGGCTGGCTTCCTGGTTGGAA GATCTTAAGAGGGAAAATTGAATGTTCATATGAGGCTGCAAGGCGTGCCGCATCGTTACCAATCATACTTACGCATGGGACTT CCGATGATGTGGTTCCTTATAGGTTTGGAGAGAAATCTGCGCAGTCTCTTGGCATGGCTGGATTTCGACAAGCCATGTTTAAACCATACGAAGG ACTTGGTCACTATACTGTTCCCAAAGAAATGGATGAGGTTGTTCACTGGCTTACAACGAGGCTCGGGCTTGAGGGCTCACGCTAA
- the LOC104778188 gene encoding acyl-protein thioesterase 2-like isoform X4, which yields MGSRNARGYEFGRTYVVRPKGKHQATLVWLHGLGDNGSSSSQLMESLRLPNVKWICPTAPSRPVSSLGGFTCTAWFDVGEISEDGHDDLEGLDASASHIANLLSAEPADVQVGIGGVSMGAAISLYSATCYALGRYGTGHAYPINLRAVVGLSGWLPGWKILRGKIECSYEAARRAASLPIILTHGTSDDVVPYRFGEKSAQSLGMAGFRQAMFKPYEGLGHYTVPKEMDEVVHWLTTRLGLEGSR from the exons ATGG GTAGTAGAAATGCAAGGGGGTACGAATTTGGAAGGACTTATGTTGTGAGGCCGAAAGGAAAGCATCAAGCCACTCTGGTCTGGCTTCACGGTCTTGGTGACAATGGGTCTAG CTCATCTCAGCTAATGGAAAGCTTGCGTCTTCCAAAT GTAAAATGGATTTGTCCAACCGCTCCTTCGCGTCCTGTTTCAAGTCTTGGTGGATTTACCTGCACTGCTT GGTTTGACGTTGGGGAAATTTCTGAAGACGGTCATGATGATTTGGAAGGTTTAGATGCCTCAGCTTCACATATTGCTAATCTTTTGTCCGCTGAACCAGCAGATG TTCAAGTGGGCATAGGCGGGGTTAGCATGGGAGCAGCGATATCTCTCTACTCCGCGACTTGTTATGCTCTTGGACGTTATGGAACTGGCCATGCTTATCCTATTAACCTACGAGCTGTTGTAGGGCTCAGCGGCTGGCTTCCTGGTTGGAA GATCTTAAGAGGGAAAATTGAATGTTCATATGAGGCTGCAAGGCGTGCCGCATCGTTACCAATCATACTTACGCATGGGACTT CCGATGATGTGGTTCCTTATAGGTTTGGAGAGAAATCTGCGCAGTCTCTTGGCATGGCTGGATTTCGACAAGCCATGTTTAAACCATACGAAGG ACTTGGTCACTATACTGTTCCCAAAGAAATGGATGAGGTTGTTCACTGGCTTACAACGAGGCTCGGGCTTGAGGGCTCACGCTAA
- the LOC104778188 gene encoding acyl-protein thioesterase 2-like isoform X3, giving the protein MSYSHQSMGSGSRNARGYEFGRTYVVRPKGKHQATLVWLHGLGDNGSSSSQLMESLRLPNVKWICPTAPSRPVSSLGGFTCTAWFDVGEISEDGHDDLEGLDASASHIANLLSAEPADVQVGIGGVSMGAAISLYSATCYALGRYGTGHAYPINLRAVVGLSGWLPGWKILRGKIECSYEAARRAASLPIILTHGTSDDVVPYRFGEKSAQSLGMAGFRQAMFKPYEGLGHYTVPKEMDEVVHWLTTRLGLEGSR; this is encoded by the exons ATGAGTTATTCTCATCAAAGCATGGGTtctg GTAGTAGAAATGCAAGGGGGTACGAATTTGGAAGGACTTATGTTGTGAGGCCGAAAGGAAAGCATCAAGCCACTCTGGTCTGGCTTCACGGTCTTGGTGACAATGGGTCTAG CTCATCTCAGCTAATGGAAAGCTTGCGTCTTCCAAAT GTAAAATGGATTTGTCCAACCGCTCCTTCGCGTCCTGTTTCAAGTCTTGGTGGATTTACCTGCACTGCTT GGTTTGACGTTGGGGAAATTTCTGAAGACGGTCATGATGATTTGGAAGGTTTAGATGCCTCAGCTTCACATATTGCTAATCTTTTGTCCGCTGAACCAGCAGATG TTCAAGTGGGCATAGGCGGGGTTAGCATGGGAGCAGCGATATCTCTCTACTCCGCGACTTGTTATGCTCTTGGACGTTATGGAACTGGCCATGCTTATCCTATTAACCTACGAGCTGTTGTAGGGCTCAGCGGCTGGCTTCCTGGTTGGAA GATCTTAAGAGGGAAAATTGAATGTTCATATGAGGCTGCAAGGCGTGCCGCATCGTTACCAATCATACTTACGCATGGGACTT CCGATGATGTGGTTCCTTATAGGTTTGGAGAGAAATCTGCGCAGTCTCTTGGCATGGCTGGATTTCGACAAGCCATGTTTAAACCATACGAAGG ACTTGGTCACTATACTGTTCCCAAAGAAATGGATGAGGTTGTTCACTGGCTTACAACGAGGCTCGGGCTTGAGGGCTCACGCTAA
- the LOC104778188 gene encoding acyl-protein thioesterase 2-like isoform X5: MESLRLPNVKWICPTAPSRPVSSLGGFTCTAWFDVGEISEDGHDDLEGLDASASHIANLLSAEPADVQVGIGGVSMGAAISLYSATCYALGRYGTGHAYPINLRAVVGLSGWLPGWKILRGKIECSYEAARRAASLPIILTHGTSDDVVPYRFGEKSAQSLGMAGFRQAMFKPYEGLGHYTVPKEMDEVVHWLTTRLGLEGSR; this comes from the exons ATGGAAAGCTTGCGTCTTCCAAAT GTAAAATGGATTTGTCCAACCGCTCCTTCGCGTCCTGTTTCAAGTCTTGGTGGATTTACCTGCACTGCTT GGTTTGACGTTGGGGAAATTTCTGAAGACGGTCATGATGATTTGGAAGGTTTAGATGCCTCAGCTTCACATATTGCTAATCTTTTGTCCGCTGAACCAGCAGATG TTCAAGTGGGCATAGGCGGGGTTAGCATGGGAGCAGCGATATCTCTCTACTCCGCGACTTGTTATGCTCTTGGACGTTATGGAACTGGCCATGCTTATCCTATTAACCTACGAGCTGTTGTAGGGCTCAGCGGCTGGCTTCCTGGTTGGAA GATCTTAAGAGGGAAAATTGAATGTTCATATGAGGCTGCAAGGCGTGCCGCATCGTTACCAATCATACTTACGCATGGGACTT CCGATGATGTGGTTCCTTATAGGTTTGGAGAGAAATCTGCGCAGTCTCTTGGCATGGCTGGATTTCGACAAGCCATGTTTAAACCATACGAAGG ACTTGGTCACTATACTGTTCCCAAAGAAATGGATGAGGTTGTTCACTGGCTTACAACGAGGCTCGGGCTTGAGGGCTCACGCTAA
- the LOC104779329 gene encoding cytochrome c oxidase subunit 5b-1, mitochondrial-like — protein sequence MPIATGHEREELEAELEGRRLLDIDFPEGPFGTKESPAVVKSYYDKRIVGCPGGEGEDEHDVVWFWLEKGKSFECPVCSQYFELEVVGPGGPPDGHGDDEDHHH from the exons ATGCCTATCGCAACTGGACATGAGAGAGAGGAGCTTGAAGCTGAACTTGAG GGAAGGAGGCTGCTTGATATCGACTTCCCTGAAGGTCCTTTTGGTACTAAG GAATCTCCCGCTGTCGTAAAGTCTTACTATGACAAGAGAATTGTCGGATGCCCTGGTGGTGAAGGCG AGGATGAACACGACGTAGTATGGTTCTGGCTAGAGAAAGGAAAGTCATTTGAATGTCCAGTGTGCTCTCAATACTTCGAG CTCGAAGTGGTTGGTCCAGGCGGACCACCAGATGGTCACGGTGACGATGAAGACCACCACCATTGA